In one Dreissena polymorpha isolate Duluth1 chromosome 7, UMN_Dpol_1.0, whole genome shotgun sequence genomic region, the following are encoded:
- the LOC127839601 gene encoding uncharacterized protein LOC127839601 encodes MRHDFFRIDGCCRHVVDTLFEINDYQNDSEKESCTSHACSWVRRSSQAENIGKPIPVADLDTSVLPLNGFTPKPLNSPLPEQACKPDTAVFMDKLKTLCPSACGLRLKYIYPDEVQSPPPSTVETPVENIRRFNAHHVCCNKNCTCANLFIYYY; translated from the exons atgagaCATGACTTTTTCAGAATCGATGGATGCTGTCGCCATGTGGTTGACACATTATTTGAGATTAATGACTACCAGAATGACTCTGAGAAGGAAAGCTGTACATCACATGCTTGCAGTTGGGTTCGGAGATCTAGCCAGGCTGAGAACATTGGAAAGCCTATTCCAGTAGCAGACCTTGACACTTCAGTCCTGCCATTAAATGG TTTCACTCCAAAACCTCTAAACTCTCCACTTCCAGAACAAGCATGCAAACCAGACACTGCTGTCTTTATGGATAAATTGAAAACACTTTGCCCTTCAGCTTGTGGCCTGAGATTGAAGTACATCTACCCTGATGAAGTTCAAAGTCCCCCTCCTTCGACGGTTGAAACACCAGTGGAAAATATTCGACGGTTCAATGCACACCACGTGTGTTGTAATAAAAACTGTACTTGTGcaaatctttttatttattattattaa